ATCGGTGGCGAGCTGGATCTGGTGGTGCGCCTGCCATCGGGCAAGACGGTGACGTTGCAGATGTCGGACGCCTCCAACCGCACCGAGGACGATGAACTCGTCACATCGACCGCGCGCGAAAGACCCGCGTAGCGACTTCGCGGGAGGGGCGCGTGGGCCTTGCGAGGCGGTGGGCCGGCGAGCGCCGTGCGGATAGGCGTCCGGGAGCCAACGACGACCTGATCGTTCACTCCGCTGCGGCGAGCAGCTCCGCCTCTTCGGGCGTAGCGGCGTCCAAGGGCGCGTCGTTCCCGGACGTGGTGTCAGCTTGAGACCGGCCTAAGGCCGCTTGGAAGAGGTCGCGCAGCTCGAGCGGCACGTATTCGAGCGCGTCGCGACGCATGCGTCCTCCCTTCTTGTACCAGTCGGTGATCGTCTCCCGCTCGGTATCTTGCCGCATCCGGGGCGGGTTCACGATGGTGCGGGGGCGGCGCGTGAGTTTGCCCAGCAGGTCGAGGTTCCAACATTCGACTGCGCCCAGCCTGCCGCCCGTCGAAGGCTCGGCAATCGCCTTCATCAACGCGCGGCCGGCAGCACTGCCTAGACTGAGCGGTACGGCATTGCCGACCTGCTCGTATTTCTTGCGAATCATGCCGGCGACCTCCCAGTCGTCGGGGAATTCCTGGACGCGCGCATATTCGCGCACGCTCAGCGGCCGAAGTTCCGTCGGATGGCAGAGGCTGGTTGCCTTGCTGTCCGGGCGTGTTGTCAGCGCCGGCGACGGCTTGCTCCAAGACAGGCGGCGGAAGAATCCCGACCGGCCGCCCCACGAGTGGAAGGCCCTTCCCATGGCCAGCGCCTGTACGTCGCTCGGCAGGTCGCGCCAGTTTCCTCCTTCGGGAACCTGGACGAGATACTTCTCCTTAGCGGGGCAGAAACGATAGAATTCCGGATCCGCTTCGTTCAGGTCGCCGATGGCGTCGCGCAGCGTCCGCCACTTCGCGCGCCCATGGCGCCCGTCGCGGTCGTGGGTGGGCTCGGGAATCCTGATGCCTTCGGCGTCGCGGCTACCGAGCATCAGGAGCCGCTGCCGCGCCTGCGGGGTGCCGTAGTCGGCCGCGTTCAGGACATCGAATACAGTGTAGTAGTTCAGCTCTCGCAGCTGGTCCGAGATGACCCGGAAGGCCGAGCCAAGCTCCTCGTCGTCACCGAGAGGCGGATTGCCCGGTCCTCGTCGATTGAGCGGACGGTGCTTCGCAGCAGCGGAGATGAGGCCGCGCACGTTCTCCATCACGAAGAAGCGCGGCTGGGATTCTCGGACGACCCGCGCGAATTGTTCGAACAGCGTGCCGCGAGGATCGTCGAACGACTGGCGAGTTCCGGCCGTGCTGAACACTTGGCACGATGGCCCACCCGCAACGACAATCGGCTCGCCTCGCTTCAAACCGGCCGCCGCAAGTATCTCGTCGGTGGTCACACTCTCGATCGGCTTGTCAATCAGTGGCAGGCTCGGTCGGTTCTGCCGGATCGTCTTGATGGCGTAAGGGTTACACTCGAGCGCAACCGCGATCCTGAACCCGGCCCGTTCCAAGCCCAGATCCAGACCCATTGCGCCCGAGAACAGCGAGATCACGGGGAGGTCGCGCTTATCTGTCATCTTTTTCTTCGATTTGAATTGAAACCAAGCTCCAGCTGACCTTGCTGCAGCTCTTCGAACAGCCGGGTAAGGGCTAGTTCCACGACATATCGCTTTGTCAGCCGGGGTTTCCGGCGCGTCGTGGAGTCCAGAAGACTTTCGTAGATCTCACGATCCAGTGTGATCGTCAGGCGTGGCTCTTCGTCCGCCATCATGTCCTCCTCCGCGTGTTTCTACACCAAAGCGCACCAAAGGCCACCAAATTTTGGGCTGAGGTGGATGTCTAGCGATGCCTAAAATGAGACTTGGATTGTCGTAAGAGGCGGCGGAGATCGCGCCCGGGGAGCTGCCTTGGCAGGTACGGAATGTCGGCTACCGGGGCGTCGATCGACTCGGAATAGCTTCTATGGGCGCTTGGCGGCCGTTTTAGCTGTAGTCGTCGTCCTCTGAGCTCGCCTCACAGGAAGGGGCTGGAGGCCGCGCATGTGCTCTGCTTCAGCGCGGTGCGGAGCTGGAAAACCAGCCGATCAAGAAGCTTCTTCATTTCTGGGTCGGGCTCGTAGGGGCTGCTGAAGCGCCAGCGCCGGTGCTGAAGGAACAGCGTTACCCAGAGCTCAATTGTGCCCCCACCCCAGGTACCGGTCTCAAGCGCGGCTTCGAGTTGCTGCCCCTCAAATTCCATTGGGTCACCGAAGCCGGCTTGCTTCGCGAGTCCGTAGCCGTCGACCAGCATCGCCAATGGCAATGAAGTTTCCCAAGTCAGACTATCCGGCACCGCGCTGAAATTGCCGCACCCTACTTCGCGCACCCAGCAAGGCTGTTCGCTACCGGGTTCAATGGAAATGTTCTGGAGAAGCAGGTTCCGCTCCGGTCCGAACAACAGCTCAACCAGATCAGTTATACTGCCCACGGGCCTAAAACGCGGCGACGTGACAACCCTATGCTGCGGCCGCTCCGCCTTTAGTCCCTTCGCATTCGCCCGGCTGTGCTTCGCAACACGATCCCCAAGCGCTGGAAGTCTTCGTCCAGGGACGGAGCCGAACCACTTGAACGACACCAAGGAAAAATCAGTCGGATTATAGATCA
This portion of the Sphingomonas sp. LY54 genome encodes:
- a CDS encoding DNA cytosine methyltransferase, with protein sequence MTDKRDLPVISLFSGAMGLDLGLERAGFRIAVALECNPYAIKTIRQNRPSLPLIDKPIESVTTDEILAAAGLKRGEPIVVAGGPSCQVFSTAGTRQSFDDPRGTLFEQFARVVRESQPRFFVMENVRGLISAAAKHRPLNRRGPGNPPLGDDEELGSAFRVISDQLRELNYYTVFDVLNAADYGTPQARQRLLMLGSRDAEGIRIPEPTHDRDGRHGRAKWRTLRDAIGDLNEADPEFYRFCPAKEKYLVQVPEGGNWRDLPSDVQALAMGRAFHSWGGRSGFFRRLSWSKPSPALTTRPDSKATSLCHPTELRPLSVREYARVQEFPDDWEVAGMIRKKYEQVGNAVPLSLGSAAGRALMKAIAEPSTGGRLGAVECWNLDLLGKLTRRPRTIVNPPRMRQDTERETITDWYKKGGRMRRDALEYVPLELRDLFQAALGRSQADTTSGNDAPLDAATPEEAELLAAAE